ACCTCCCAGAGCTGTCCCCCCACTCCTCTCCGAGGGGCACGGCGAGGGGTTCGTTTCAGCATGAGGGTTTTGGTTCCCAGCATTACAGAGGCCGTCTCCTCTACTCGAGGATGACACAGTTACGTGCGCATGGACATTACTTAAGGGCAACGCTGACAAGTACATCCCGCTTCAGCGACGCTCCCAGCAGGTCCGATCAGACGCAAGTTAAGACACGTAACAATTTAAATACTGTTCAGTCTTGCTGCTATGCACAAGGCTTGTCAAATGTGCCTTGTGTAAATCCCTTTGTAAAGATTTGCCTCTTTCACAAACCTGCCTATAGTAGCAACTGTAATCacaattttgaaatttaattaaatcaaGGCTTTACCTAGCTCCACTGCTACAACTCATCTTGCCTTGTTTTGTCACACCAGTATTCAAGTTTGCAAGCTGAGACTGACAGACAGCATGTCAAGCAACTCGCTTTTGGGCGTTATAATCGAAGTATCGTCCAGGTTAAGATATTTATAATCCAAATGTTCTACTGTCGTACCTGACAGGCATGGATTCATGAACTGAAGAATAAAACTCCTGAAAGGACTTTAATTAGTTGTAAACCCTACCCTGTGCAttaatatggaagaaaaaaaccccacagttatCAATAAGGGAACTGAAAAATAGAGCTAACACTTCTAGAGTCCTAAAATGTTTCCTAATTCTTAAGTACTTTGTGGAAAATTCGGTGCTGAAGTCTAATCTACTTCTATTTTTCTCTCAGCCTCCAAAGAGATCAATTTTATGTGTCAGTTATTAcgtacattttaaatgtttcccaatgacattttaaaaaaaaatgtttaaaattaactaAAGCATAGCTTTCTCCCCGTTATTAAAAGGATCTTTAGTATTCCAAATAGTCTTAAAGCTAAACCCCCTGCACTGGATGCCAGGAGATGTAGGTTTGATTCCCAGCTCAGCTACAGATTTACTACGTGACCTAGGTCAAGTTAATTCTCCTGCATCTTAATTCTCCTCTTCTCTGAAACATGGATAGTATGTTCTTCCCCCATCGGCCTGCCTTTCCCACTTCAGAGACTGATGCACTTAAAACACCCAAGAGAAGGGCTCTTATTTCAGTTGAAACTTTAGTGCTTTTCATGCATGTCTGATATATGCCATGCGGTGGTACGGCAGAAATTCACATCCAGGCTTTCAAACGTTGTACATAAAACTTAAGTTTCTAACCCTCTATCAAAGTACACAAATGCCtatttgaagtattttgaaattgaaattaCTTCAACTTTGAAAGGCAAGGGACTAACTCTTTCGGAAGAGAGGCTTTCCATTCCTAAGGCTAACCTTATATCCAGAGTTTCCAAGCCTGTCTGTTAGGGATCAACTTCTAAGAAGAATTTATTTATGAACTGCAGCTAGAATTGATGTCAAGGCAACCATAGTTGCAAATACACCTAATCCAGCCATCTTTAAATGATGAAACTGTAGGAGAACAGACGTACTAGAATATGCTAGTATTATACATGCAAGTATAATATATTGGCTCCTTCTATGAATCTGAGCTTGGCTGGGAAGCGTAACGATTTATACAGACTGGATGATTGCTAGTGTCACTACGTCTAGAAGCAGAGGGTAGGTTCACTATTTAATTTCTTGCAAAATGTGAGCAACATTCAAAAAGTCACAGTGCATTTCAGGTCCACCTCAGTATTGGTAAGCAAGCGCGCAGGTGCTTAAGAGTTCTTCAGCAACAGTCAAGTATCAACACTCTCCTTCACGTAATGACCACCACCAAAACGTGAGAGCTCAGACCAGAGGTGACGGCACGTTAGGCTGTGCTCCGAGCCCTTCGTGTTCCAAAGGGCAAGACAGCAGACAATGGCAAACACAAGCAGCATGCAAAACACACGGTGTCCCTATGAGTCAAACAAAGTCGGCATGTTCCATTTAATCTTTACTAGTGCTTTATGGCAACTATGACTATTTGAGAGCAGTGAAccactgtatttctttctgccaGCTGCAATGGAACCTGACAAACAGAACACAAATTACACAGCTTGCTTTGCTCTACTCCCGCCTTCATATAAGTTATGTTTCAATTTTGCTAGAACGTCAATATTCACTCTAAGTCAACAGTCTTCTGCCCCTTCCAAACCGAAATAAAACCTCTCATCTAACGTACTTGATATCTAATCAGACAGCACATACCTATAAAACTACTACgcaacaaaaagaaattgtgttAAATTGACCCAAATCTGTGTTCCAATTTCTTTGTTAAACAATCATGTCATCTTAAGATATGGTTCTTCAGTGACGTACACACTGAGGAATTTTAAGTTTCCTCGTCTCATATTTCTTTAACTTAACAGGACACTTTTCTCCTCCCTCATCTATTGTTTCAgtacttttaaagaaagtatAAACATCTATTTTACACAAATTAGGTATAATACGTAGAATGAACTAATGCACAACTATGGAATAATTTAGGGTGTAAGAAGCCCCTGGGGAACCGTAATCTAAGCCCTTGTTAAGAGCAGGGCTAGTTGCAAAGCTCGGTTGCTGGCTCGCGGGGTACCCCCGTGGCGAGGTACCCCCGTGGCGAGGTGGCTGGGCAGCTGTAGCcgcagagcagcctggccccTGGGCTAACGTCCCAGCCTGCCCGCGCTGCACCGGCGGCACAGGCACCACGGCTTCCGAGGGACAACGCGGGCCTCGCGCCCGACGTGTGCCCTGACTAACGAGTCGCACTGAAATGCGCCTAATATCAAATGCTGAAGTAAAATATTAGACATAAAACACCTTTTGGAAATGACAAAGTTTCCACAGTAGTATTTCCTTGCACATGTGCACAAGAGCAGCCAACTCCATTTACTTGACGCGCATGCACATGTGGATCCAACACCGAAGGAGTTGCTCGAGCCAGAAAACCAGGCACCGCCGAAAGCTTTCCATAGATGCTTGTGTAATTGCAGTATACGAGGAGTGGGAGAGCGAAACCTGTTCCTAGCAGTAGAGACAGAAGTCAGTTCAGCTTTCCTATTCATACCGAAGAGCACAGTGAACCTGTTAGCAAAGCAAGGTCCCCAGGCTTATTTCTCCAGCTTCGCGGCTAACGTTGGACCTGTGTTGTTGTCTTGCAGACATGGCAGAGCCAATTCAGCAGCTGACCAGAGGTAACAATCCCCAGGAGAGACAGACCGTCCCGTTTACTCTGATCCAGCGCAAAGAAAACGTACCGTTTCCCTTCCCCGTTAACGGTGTTTGCAGTATTCATACCTAGCTTCcgaaaatatgtttctttataAAATCACTGTAACCATTTAGGGCTTTTAACATCACAAGCGCAAAGCATTATAACTAGacaactgcatttcatttttaacatctcACCGCTTTTACATgtgtgaatttttcttttttgtaaggTAGAAGCTAGCAGAAATGTCAGAAGATGGCCAGGAATTACAGTCTTTGTGacattttataattaatttaacaaaaattttgacatttgcaataaaaatgcctattttcttcatttaaatcaATGCATTTGCTTCTTTACACAATCATGTTAGTAAAACCTTAgcaaaaaatacttgaaagagATTAATATCtgaatttaaaaccaaacatgtACTTTTGTATCATAGGTCATTATCAAACAAAGCAGCAATCTGCAAATCCATCTTATCAAAATCATCTTACCCTCTAATGAAAAGTAGAAATTGATGTCTGGCAAATTGTTTACAGCTCAGGAAATGTGCAAACAAGTGTCTAAACTTAAATACATGACAAATCAAGAAAACCTTTCCTAACCATGTATGAAGAATTTGTgtcacatttcttttaattagatCTATATAATTCAAATCTATAAATGTCACAATTTGATTGACTGTATTTCATCTAAACAGTTTGGGACTCCTGACTATTTATGTTGTAATTAAATGCTTGAAAGCAATTTCTCAGTGCTACTGTAGTAAttgcagataaaaaaataaggtGATAATTGCGACTAAGTGTTTAATACTGAAAGTCCAAAAGATGACACTTCCTTATTTTAAAGGAGAACTACCTAGAAGtctgctgaaataaattttggTCCAAGATCAGCAGCATATCCCTTCTTGATTTATATGAGCAAGGACTGAAATTCACAGGTTCCTTTCAAGATCATTCCACTAACAgttgaaaaaaagatgcaattaTTCTTGTACTCAAGTAAGACGCATACACTGCATCGGTTTTGGATATCTACTTCTTATACACCAGCCTGGACCTTGAAATGAAGCGCGTGTGAACTAAGTATTAAACAGAACGCGCTTAAAGTATAGCTGACACTGAGACTTAAAATCATTCCTCACGCTTGTCGCTCTCCTGGTTGTACACCCAGAGGAGCTGATTTCTTGATGCTATAAGTAAAGCACTGAAATACTGTTTGACTTTTATTTGTTCGCCCGGGGTtgtgggtttgttggtttttttttttttttttttacattattaacTTAAACTACAAAATTATTATCTTACTTTGTTTGCAGCTTGGAGATCTGCTTTATGAAAAACGTCAGTATGGAAAAGCCAAATGGGCttgtataaaaatgaaagaaaaacagtatgaaCAGAGCATATGCCTTGGATTCATGAAGCTTATGAGGTACATTTGTGAGCAGAATTCCTCAGGTAATTGGTAAAACAATTCCACATTAAAGTTAAAACATTATATTTATGCACTAGCTGCTCCTAATCGGGGAGAGACTTTTATTAGCTTTTTCCAGATACCCCACTGTCTATAGGgacattttcctttccagcagAGTCTAAACCAAGGCGCTGCTCCCGCTGCATACGTGCTAGAAGAGAACATCTGCGGGAAGCCACCACTGTTTCCAGGGGCACCGTGACCATTACAGCTGCCTGGGAATCAACACTGGCTATTTTTGTAGGCCATCAGCGATAAATTAGGCTTTTGCTACAGGATTTTAGAGGTTTAGTTttcacagcagcactgaaattGCCTATTCTAAGAACCTATTCAGCGTGTAATGCCAAAAGAGACCATAATGTTTTGCCTCCTTCGTTTTAGTTTATGATTCTTAAATTGGGCATGTCTGAATGGACACCAAAAATTTGTGTGGTTCAAgcatattttccagaaaaataatacagttttaaCTCaagtactttaaaataatgacaaGTCCACCATGTCCTTGCTAGCTTGTGCCTGCATGAAAAATGTGCACCTAGTTTCCAATCCAGTTTAATCTGGTTTCAACTTCCAGCCATcagttctccttttttttttttcattcttcagttGATTAAAGTTTTGTGATGCccagtgttttgttctgtagtaGTACATGTGTCGCAATCAAGTCAatccttaattttctttccaagaaactAAAAACATTGATCACGAAAGCTTTTCCTTAATCAGGTATTTTCCCCACTCTCCCCATTCTTCTAACACTTTCACATGGTTTAAAAGTCATTTTGGCTCCAGAACAGCGTAGTGTTGTTTGCAAACTTGTACGGAAGCAAAGATCCTACTCCTAGCCATCACTGCTACCCGCAAAGTCAAGAGTCAACCTTTCCCTATAGCACTGCAAAAATTTAGCAACATTTTTGATAAAAGCAAATCCTAAATGAATTCACAGCGCAGCCCCCTTACCTTGCCTACATTCTTTGTtcccaaatatttaaaacatgacACAGGGTCAGTTTACAAGGGAAACACAACCCTCttaagagggggaaaaaagttaagtCAAACTCCTTGCCCTACATGAAGATAGGAGAGCTCACCAAATACTACGTTTTAGACACACATGCGCACATATTCGCACATGTAGGTTTTAGAGagatacatatacacacacacacacacacacaaactacAAGGCATAATAAAATGCTACTTCCAACTTGGAATACGCAACACCATTTTCTAAAGCATCCTACTGAATTCCTTTTAGTAACGGAACTCTGCTCTGTGGTACTCGCTTTATATTATTCAGTATGAGTTCAGAAGTCAAGCCCAGTATGTAGAccttctgttgtttcttctaAAAAGTCATGCATGTCTCCTCAGGACTGTACTTGGGGATAACAATACCCATTGTGACCATAGTCCATACAAACGAATCTCAATCGGAGATGACGCAGTCAGTGACAGTAGCGTACTACCTGCCTGAAGTGCTGCAGGACGAGCCACCTCATCCTTTCGACTCAGACATAATCATTGAAGAATGGCCTTCTACTATCGTGTATAGTAggtaagaaacattttaattttgttctagTAAAAACCGTAAGAAGATGCAGTTTTCCATTTGGGTGTGTTACATCTTTGAAATCGAGTTGTAAAAGCTAACAAACAGTAAAACTTGATTTTTAGTGATTGTTAAAAGCTGCCTGCTTTATGGGACTGGGATATTCAGGAAATAATGGTTACCAGCTGACTTGGGAAAACGATGCATCTGTAAATGTGAGATACAAtagcatttcaaaacacagactATCCTGTGTAGCTGGGAACAAAGCGTCTGACATATCACTGAAAATGTCAAGAAGAAACTGTTATGTGTTTGAGATGAATCACAGCCAGGTAGTATCATTTGTGAAACTTGACTAAATAATTTGGAAGGAGGCATTTCTAGGCTCTGGAAAAACTGTGGATTTTGAAAAGAACTTGATACGAAGTTGATTGTTACAGGAGCTTCAGAGGAATCACCAATGAAGACTCCATAATGAGAGAAATAAACCTCTTGGCGGAAATTCTGGAGAGTCCCGAGTTATGTTTGCAGGATACATTCATCATTGCAGGATATACAAATCCCGCTGCTGCCAATCGACACAACGAGATATGGTTCCTTCAAAGACCGTAGCCTCCCATTTCTGATGCTTGTCAGTCACAAGAATCAGGTCTGATTTACTGGCAGAATCTTACAGGTGAATCACAGGAGACTAGATGTCAAACCCTCACAGGTTTTAGAAATGCGGCTTTTAGCCAGTTTAGCAAGGCAATCACCCCAACTTAATAATCAGAGGTAACACCTGACACATACACAGTTTCCTGTGTCAACTTTTACAGTTTTTACACAATATTTATGGAGATTTTTAGCACTCTGAAAGTTAGCTCaccttatcttttttttttacaagacaAGGGAGACTGAGACGTCTCTCCTTGTCCACTTCCTAGCATCTCTAGGCTGCTTGTGGCCTGGGACGGCCCTAGGGGAGATCCTGGAGCCCCTGCCTGGGGCACCTCGCGCTGCACCAGCCACACAAAGACCCCCTTGGGGCTTTCAGTGGGACACACATTCAAACCACCTCACGCATGTGGGCTACGCTTCAGAAAAATAACGTTCAGGTCTTAATTTCTGAAGAGAACTACCAGATTCAGACCACTGGGATTAAACCAAGGAGTAAGACTAGGCCAATGCTGACGGCTTTTAATGTCATCACCTGTGGGACAGATTCTTAATGCTTACCTCAAAAAGCATTCAACCAAAGCACCTTTAACCTTCAGAAAAGACCAAGAAGGCAGAACAGTCCTAATGCTCATTAAAGTCTCGATCGCAGAAGTTACAGATTACCTTTAATCACCCACTCATAGCAATCCCATGACTATCCGTGGCATTCCCAAATAGAAAGTGGTTATTCTTAACTCTCcagttttctgaacactttcaTCTTACAACTTTGCTGAATGTTAAAACGCTGCAGCTGAAGGAATTTGTTCAGTACTTTTTATACTCTTCTGGTAGTACCACACTACTAATTTTAGAAGTGACATAAATAttgaatcacagaaaaaaaatgaagctagAAGTGACCTCTGGCAGTCACCTGGTCCAGCCCTCTGCCGAAAAGCAGGGccagtgctgctggcagagcgggCTGCTCCGGGCCTCACACAGTTGGATTTTGAGCATCCCCAGGGATGAGGAGCCCATAACCCCTCTGGGCCCTGCTTCAGTATTTGACCGCCCTCACTGTgagaatttttcttcctaatatctaatttTCTGTGTCACAGCTTGTTTCTTTTACCCTTCATCCATATGATAATTCTTCAAGTAGGCAACTGCTAGTCTAGCATGCTGGGGCTGAAAGACAAGCTCAGGTAGTTCTACACGCATCAGAAAGTCCAAAAGCAGCACTCGTGCTTTGCTACGTGCTACACTGAAAGAGCCCCTACTGCACTTTAGAATTGGGGTAGCAAGCAGTTTTGCCCTCAAAAATCCCTTCTTAATGTCTCCCCTTACAGATACAATGGTAGAGTTTAATCTTAATAGAAGTAAATGTTGCCTTCTATAACATTTCATGAAGTACATCACCAGCGTTATTTATCAATTATAGGATTTAGGCTTTCAATAGAGCTTTTGTGTTCTTCAGTTACAACATACAAAACATCAACCACAGTCAGCGTCTGCTAGCCTACAGTAGCACTAATTGGCAAGCAAAATGGATTTATGTAGTACTTCTGACTGAATAAACGTACAGGTCTCAAGAAGTTTAAGCCTCCTGGTTCCGCAAGGCGCTCTGCGGCACAAAACTGACTTTGCGCTTAACCTAAAGcctcctgctgagcagcaggatgAGTGGCGGCTGGCGCTGGCTGACCGTGCGTAAGCGTGACCGAGGTGCTCTCTGGTGGTTGCTGCCCGCAGAGATACTGCGGGAGACAGCAcggaggaggggagagagaaaagctttAGTTTAACACAAACTGGGAGTGTTcgtggggagaaaaaaaaagccaaaaagcaaTCCTCGCTTTCTGATGTCTGATATCCCTAGCTGTTCAGATATCCTGCACTAGCCCAGCACAGACATTTGCATTGCCACAAATTAATTGGATGTTAAACTGATGGGGGCGGAGGGAGAATCTCAAAAAATactggggggctttggggtcTTTCTTATTCCAACCAGAAAGCTCTCAAATCTGGTTCGCCAGGTGACAGCACAAATGCTTGTGCCAGCTGTGGCCACAACTAGGAACCACTTTGTCTGATGTGCCAATTTAAATGCACATCAAAGTGTTATTTAACAGAACAAGACGATGAAGATGCCTGTCATGTCGTTTATTCCTCTCAATTTGTTCAAGATACAGGATCAtagctggggggggcaggggaggagaaaaaagaaaaaaaaaaaatcagacttccTTTTCTATATGTTGAATTGTTTCCTGtttgatttgtatttcttttgctttttatttatttttaacacctCCTCAGACTGTTGGAAATGCCAGCCAGTATTAAAGTGAAAGCTAAcaaattaatggaaaagaataaaaaggttttaaaaccTGAATGGAGTAGAGGGCCCAGAGAGGCATTAAgtaacaggttttgttttgcccTCATCCCCGCCAAGATTTTTATAAGAGTGAACAAAAACAATTGTCACCTTTGACAAGATTTTATGGCAAATTAAAGAAGTTTCTGCAATTTGATTGCTTTTGCCAGGAATAGAATTTATTGTAATGCTTTGGCACAGCAAACGTCCAATAGCTATTGGAAGTAGCTAAACCCCCTCACCATGAAGTACCAGCCGGTACCTACGTTACGTTTCAAACGCCTATTGCAAAAAGCATTTGCTATGTCTCTTTCCATAGGCAATCTTCACCTCAGTACTTCTGTGGCTCAGCTACTCGTGGGTATGTTATAGAAACATTCTTgttactgaaatgtaaaaataaggtGTTTATCTGAATGTGCTGATATCCTAACTGCAGCAAAGTGTTCAGTGTTGTTTTATGTAAAACTGTGAATTCCGAGATAGTATTTATTTTGACTTACGTTAgacagcttctgctgctgagaAGAAACCAATTAATCTCGAGTTTGAAGATACACTTTATGGCTATGGAACATCATACCAACTTCTGTAAATGGCTCTCACAAGCACGGGCACGAAGAATGGCGTTTTTTTCACTGACACACAATAAAATTTACTTAATAGTTCCACCAGTGAATGCCAGGGAAATGTCACTATTACTTAAACCTATCATTTTATAAAGTTTGAAAACATCATGTCAAGCGTGATTGCCTAACTCCTGTTATCGGAATAggtattttattattcatttgtGGCTCTACTTTGTAAGCCATTAATGAatggattttcatttttaatttgaagttaTTAGATTTCCACTATTCAAAGGAGATAATAAAACAGAATTCACCCATATTTTTGGAAGATTAAATGAT
The Pelecanus crispus isolate bPelCri1 chromosome 6, bPelCri1.pri, whole genome shotgun sequence DNA segment above includes these coding regions:
- the LOC104024049 gene encoding heme-binding protein 2 → MEPGGCRMSGAEPGAPAMITLEELGGLAEESPDSAYHGNGSGPEEEEEEEEAERLADEEQERLLSYWQSVGRGHQVDVPRDMAEPIQQLTRGNNPQERQTVPFTLIQRKENLGDLLYEKRQYGKAKWACIKMKEKQYEQSICLGFMKLMRYICEQNSSGLYLGITIPIVTIVHTNESQSEMTQSVTVAYYLPEVLQDEPPHPFDSDIIIEEWPSTIVYSRSFRGITNEDSIMREINLLAEILESPELCLQDTFIIAGYTNPAAANRHNEIWFLQRP